Proteins from a single region of Mumia flava:
- a CDS encoding nuclear transport factor 2 family protein: MEAFRAAAEAHDGDAMEALLADDVVFTSPVAFTPYPGKAITAAILRGVMRVFEDFRYTRTISSADGRDHALVFETTVDGKQIEGCDFVHVDDDGLVDALTVMVRPMSGAQALAGAMAAQFDRIQAEAAAASSAG; encoded by the coding sequence ATGGAGGCATTCCGAGCGGCAGCCGAGGCGCACGACGGCGACGCGATGGAGGCGCTGCTGGCCGACGACGTCGTCTTCACGAGCCCGGTGGCCTTCACTCCCTACCCCGGCAAGGCGATCACCGCGGCGATCCTGCGCGGCGTCATGCGCGTCTTCGAGGACTTCCGCTACACGCGCACGATCAGCAGCGCGGACGGGCGCGACCACGCGCTGGTCTTCGAGACCACCGTCGACGGCAAGCAGATCGAGGGCTGCGACTTCGTCCACGTCGACGACGACGGCCTCGTCGACGCGCTGACGGTCATGGTCCGGCCGATGTCGGGAGCGCAGGCCCTCGCCGGGGCGATGGCGGCGCAGTTCGACCGGATCCAGGCGGAGGCGGCCGCGGCGTCCTCGGCGGGCTGA
- a CDS encoding PadR family transcriptional regulator yields the protein MALRDAVLAALLDGESSGYDLAKSFSAGVANFWLASPQQIYRELERMADDGLIQARLVEQERRPNKRMFSLTEAGHAALREHTATASRPTVVRDELMVKVYAVDDGDAGAVRDAISGRLEAARDKLARYERRRERMLSGRTEAEYLAATDRVGPYLTLLRGHAFERENVAWAEHALAVLDARLPQSSRTQRSR from the coding sequence ATGGCTCTCCGCGACGCCGTCCTGGCGGCCCTGCTCGACGGGGAGTCGTCCGGGTACGACCTCGCGAAGTCGTTCTCCGCCGGCGTCGCCAACTTCTGGCTCGCCAGCCCGCAGCAGATCTACCGCGAGCTCGAGCGGATGGCGGACGACGGACTCATCCAGGCGCGGCTCGTCGAGCAGGAGCGCCGCCCGAACAAGCGGATGTTCTCCCTGACCGAGGCCGGCCATGCCGCGCTGCGCGAGCACACGGCGACCGCGTCCCGCCCCACGGTGGTCCGCGACGAGCTGATGGTGAAGGTCTACGCGGTCGACGACGGCGATGCCGGGGCCGTCCGCGACGCGATCAGCGGCCGCCTCGAAGCGGCCCGCGACAAGCTCGCACGGTACGAGCGGCGGCGCGAGCGGATGCTGTCCGGGCGCACCGAGGCGGAGTACCTCGCGGCCACCGACCGCGTCGGCCCGTACCTCACCCTGCTGCGCGGCCACGCCTTCGAGCGCGAGAACGTCGCCTGGGCCGAGCACGCGCTGGCGGTGCTCGACGCCCGCCTTCCTCAGTCCTCGCGGACGCAGCGCAGCCGGTAG
- a CDS encoding Orn/Lys/Arg decarboxylase N-terminal domain-containing protein has translation MDEHNGAMMTARTLKVLIVDERPTAATAHEEMLRRVVQELERIDVRTEFAPNPDDAVLRVASDASLCAVIADAGGDSTDRDAHVDAGGIAEFLTGVRARNSDLPVFVMTGTRGADALDTSVLREVDQLIYLLDDTPAWIAGRIRNAAKRYRADVLPPMFSALVAFSRKHEYSWHTPGHEGGAAFLRSPAGRAFFEFYGEQTFRSDLSVSVHELGSLLDHSGPIGEAERRAATIFGADQTYFVTNGTSTSNRVVHQASVVAGDVMVLDRNAHKSVEQAATLTHGVPVYLTTTRNHLGIIGPVPPSELTREAVEAKRAASPLVEGDDGEAVIAMITNSTYDGLLYHVPTVERTLGSHVGRLHFDEAWYGYAAFHPIYAERFAMHTGDREADAPTTFATQSTHKLLAALSQASYLHVRQGRDPVDPDLFNEAFMMHASTSPLYSIIASNDVSAAMMSGRGGPLLTGISIAEAVAFRRTLARVAAETAADDWALLPWQPETVTQPDGTTVRFEDADEDWLCSSPDPWQLRAGEPWHGFELPDGYAMLDPIKVTVVTPGVRADGAIEEFGVPAPILAAYLEQQASIVVEKTQSYSILLLFSIGVTRGKWGSLVTTLMSFKRDLDANRPLDQALPATFAEDPRRYAGMGLRDLAEQQHEVIGRTGLLALQREAFAAYPQPAMTPAAAYARVVRRAVDVVALDDAAHRTLAVGVVPYPPGIPLAMPGETTGETDGPALGYLRAMEAFDARFPGFEHETHGVEVVDGRYRLRCVRED, from the coding sequence TTGGACGAGCACAACGGCGCGATGATGACGGCGCGGACGCTCAAAGTGCTCATCGTGGACGAGCGTCCGACGGCTGCGACCGCGCACGAGGAGATGCTCCGCCGGGTCGTGCAGGAGCTCGAGCGGATCGACGTGCGGACGGAGTTCGCGCCGAACCCGGACGACGCCGTGCTCCGCGTCGCCTCGGACGCCTCGCTCTGCGCCGTGATCGCGGACGCCGGCGGTGACTCGACCGACCGTGACGCGCACGTCGACGCGGGCGGGATCGCCGAGTTCCTCACCGGCGTCCGCGCCCGCAACAGCGACCTGCCGGTCTTCGTGATGACCGGCACGCGCGGAGCCGATGCGCTCGACACCTCCGTGCTGCGCGAGGTCGACCAGCTGATCTACCTCCTCGACGACACCCCCGCCTGGATCGCGGGCCGGATCCGCAACGCCGCCAAGCGCTACCGGGCCGACGTGCTGCCGCCGATGTTCTCGGCGCTCGTCGCCTTCTCGCGCAAGCACGAGTACTCCTGGCACACCCCGGGCCACGAGGGCGGCGCCGCGTTCCTGCGCTCACCGGCAGGGCGGGCGTTCTTCGAGTTCTACGGCGAGCAGACGTTCCGCTCGGACCTATCGGTCTCGGTCCACGAGCTCGGATCGCTGCTCGACCACTCGGGTCCGATCGGCGAGGCCGAGCGCCGCGCCGCGACGATCTTCGGAGCCGACCAGACGTACTTCGTCACCAACGGCACGTCCACCTCGAACCGCGTCGTCCACCAGGCGTCGGTCGTCGCCGGCGACGTCATGGTGCTCGACCGCAACGCGCACAAGTCCGTGGAGCAGGCCGCCACGCTCACGCACGGCGTCCCGGTCTACCTGACCACGACCCGCAACCACCTCGGCATCATCGGTCCCGTCCCGCCGAGCGAGCTGACCCGTGAGGCGGTCGAGGCCAAGCGGGCCGCCTCCCCGCTCGTGGAGGGCGACGACGGGGAGGCCGTGATCGCGATGATCACGAACTCGACGTACGACGGGCTGCTCTACCACGTCCCGACGGTGGAGCGGACGCTCGGCAGCCACGTCGGCCGGCTGCACTTCGACGAGGCCTGGTACGGGTACGCGGCGTTCCACCCGATCTACGCGGAGCGGTTCGCGATGCACACCGGTGACCGCGAGGCCGACGCGCCGACGACGTTCGCCACCCAGTCGACGCACAAGCTGCTGGCCGCGCTGTCGCAGGCGTCGTACCTGCACGTCCGGCAGGGCCGCGACCCCGTGGACCCGGACCTGTTCAACGAGGCGTTCATGATGCATGCCTCGACCTCACCGCTCTACTCGATCATCGCCAGCAACGACGTGTCGGCCGCGATGATGTCCGGGCGGGGCGGGCCGCTGCTCACGGGCATCTCGATCGCCGAGGCGGTGGCGTTCCGCCGGACCCTCGCGCGCGTGGCCGCGGAGACCGCCGCCGACGACTGGGCCCTGCTGCCGTGGCAGCCGGAGACCGTGACGCAGCCCGACGGGACGACGGTGCGGTTCGAGGACGCCGACGAGGACTGGCTCTGCTCCTCGCCCGATCCGTGGCAGCTGCGCGCCGGCGAGCCCTGGCACGGCTTCGAGCTGCCCGACGGCTACGCCATGCTCGATCCGATCAAGGTCACCGTCGTGACACCGGGCGTCCGTGCGGACGGCGCGATCGAGGAGTTCGGTGTGCCGGCGCCGATCCTCGCCGCGTACCTCGAGCAGCAGGCGTCGATCGTCGTCGAGAAGACCCAGTCCTACTCGATCCTGCTCCTCTTCTCGATCGGCGTGACCCGCGGCAAGTGGGGTTCGCTCGTGACGACCCTGATGTCGTTCAAGCGCGACCTCGATGCGAACCGCCCGTTGGACCAGGCGCTGCCGGCGACGTTCGCCGAGGATCCGCGCCGGTACGCCGGGATGGGTCTGCGGGACCTCGCCGAGCAGCAGCACGAGGTGATCGGTCGTACGGGTCTGCTCGCCCTGCAGCGCGAGGCGTTCGCCGCGTACCCGCAGCCGGCGATGACGCCCGCCGCGGCGTACGCCCGGGTGGTGCGGCGCGCGGTCGACGTGGTCGCGCTCGACGACGCAGCGCACCGTACGCTCGCGGTCGGCGTCGTGCCGTACCCGCCCGGGATCCCGCTCGCGATGCCCGGAGAGACCACGGGTGAGACCGACGGTCCGGCGCTGGGCTACCTGCGGGCGATGGAGGCGTTCGACGCGCGCTTCCCCGGGTTCGAGCACGAGACGCACGGCGTCGAGGTGGTCGACGGGCGCTACCGGCTGCGCTGCGTCCGCGAGGACTGA
- a CDS encoding exodeoxyribonuclease III, giving the protein MRIATWNVNSIRSRIDRVAAWLERSDVDVLAIQETKCRDDQFPELPLSALGYEVAHHGLSQWNGVAIASRVGLGDIRVGFEGMPTWGDPAIAEARAISAVCGGVRVWSLYVPNGRTLEDPHYTYKLDWLRVLRDDAAGWLADDPQAQVVLMGDWNVAPRDEDVWDMAAFEGHTHVSKLEREAFDAVVDAGYADLVRPYAPGPGVYTYWDYQRLRFPKRQGMRIDFALGSPALADRVSDATIDREERKGKGASDHAPVVVTLT; this is encoded by the coding sequence ATGCGGATCGCCACCTGGAACGTGAACTCCATCCGGTCGCGCATCGACCGCGTCGCCGCCTGGCTGGAGCGCAGCGACGTCGACGTGCTCGCGATCCAGGAGACGAAGTGCCGCGACGACCAGTTCCCCGAGCTCCCGCTCAGCGCACTGGGGTACGAGGTCGCGCACCACGGCCTGTCGCAGTGGAACGGCGTCGCGATCGCGTCGCGCGTCGGGCTCGGTGACATCCGGGTCGGGTTCGAGGGGATGCCGACCTGGGGCGATCCGGCGATCGCGGAGGCCCGTGCGATTTCGGCGGTCTGCGGTGGTGTGCGCGTCTGGTCGCTGTACGTCCCGAACGGCCGCACGCTCGAGGATCCGCACTACACGTACAAGCTGGACTGGCTGCGCGTCCTGCGCGACGACGCCGCCGGCTGGCTCGCGGACGACCCGCAGGCCCAGGTCGTCCTCATGGGCGACTGGAACGTCGCACCCCGCGACGAGGACGTCTGGGACATGGCGGCCTTCGAGGGACACACCCACGTCTCGAAGCTCGAGCGGGAGGCGTTCGACGCCGTCGTCGACGCGGGCTACGCCGACCTCGTCCGCCCGTACGCCCCGGGCCCGGGCGTCTACACGTACTGGGACTACCAGCGCCTGCGCTTCCCGAAGCGGCAGGGGATGCGGATCGACTTCGCCCTCGGGTCACCGGCGCTCGCCGACCGGGTGAGCGACGCGACGATCGACCGTGAGGAGCGCAAGGGCAAGGGCGCCTCCGACCACGCCCCGGTCGTCGTCACCCTCACCTGA
- a CDS encoding DUF2812 domain-containing protein, with protein MAHWVMARTTRSAWFVPFRMPEAEQIEAWFEERAAEGWAPGELRATSAIRFALHRDESAARYRYVVDQRPFPDAEGDIAIEAAGWEEIGQLGGRDVWRRPYEGERPGSFSTESLVERRWHLSRAFAMASGLAFVVAIAVFAVGTTAAGEDQSVVVMTAAIAVLVGVVCAAVAAGITRRTARQVALDDSRPRPG; from the coding sequence GTGGCACACTGGGTCATGGCCCGTACGACCCGTTCAGCATGGTTCGTCCCGTTCCGGATGCCTGAGGCGGAGCAGATCGAGGCGTGGTTCGAGGAGCGTGCGGCCGAGGGATGGGCGCCGGGCGAGCTGCGGGCGACGAGCGCGATCAGGTTCGCGCTGCACCGCGACGAGAGCGCAGCGCGCTACCGCTACGTCGTCGACCAGCGGCCGTTCCCTGACGCAGAGGGCGACATCGCGATCGAGGCAGCCGGGTGGGAGGAGATCGGGCAGCTCGGTGGACGCGACGTGTGGCGCAGGCCGTACGAAGGGGAGCGCCCGGGTTCGTTCTCGACCGAGTCTCTGGTGGAGCGCCGCTGGCACCTGTCGCGGGCTTTCGCGATGGCGTCGGGGTTGGCCTTCGTCGTGGCGATCGCTGTCTTCGCCGTCGGGACGACGGCCGCCGGCGAGGACCAGTCGGTGGTGGTCATGACGGCGGCGATCGCCGTCCTCGTCGGGGTCGTGTGCGCGGCCGTCGCCGCCGGCATCACACGCCGTACGGCACGCCAGGTCGCCCTGGATGACTCGCGACCACGCCCTGGATGA
- a CDS encoding LuxR C-terminal-related transcriptional regulator, with product MRVVIAEDLALLRDGLTRLLEANGLEVVAAVDNAPSLAKALGELSVDVAVVDVRMPPTFTDEGLRVAIDAREARPGLPVLVLSQYVEQLYARELLASGDGAVGYLLKDRVADVERFVDAVRQVAAGGTVLDPEVVARLMSRAQPGGPVDRLTEREREVLALMAEGRSNTAIAARLFVTEKAVAKHTANIFAKLDLPVSGDDNRRVLAVLAYLQS from the coding sequence GTGCGCGTTGTCATCGCCGAGGACCTCGCCCTCCTGAGAGACGGGCTGACCCGCCTGCTGGAGGCGAACGGGCTCGAGGTCGTCGCCGCGGTCGACAACGCCCCGTCGCTGGCGAAGGCGCTCGGTGAGCTCTCGGTCGACGTCGCCGTGGTCGATGTGCGGATGCCGCCGACGTTCACCGACGAGGGGCTGCGGGTCGCGATCGACGCGAGGGAGGCTCGACCGGGTCTGCCGGTGCTGGTGCTGTCGCAGTACGTCGAGCAGCTGTACGCGCGCGAGCTGCTGGCGAGCGGCGACGGTGCGGTGGGCTATCTGCTCAAGGACCGGGTCGCGGACGTGGAGCGGTTCGTCGACGCCGTACGGCAGGTCGCGGCCGGTGGCACCGTGCTCGATCCCGAGGTCGTGGCGCGGCTGATGTCGCGGGCACAGCCCGGCGGGCCGGTCGATCGACTGACCGAGCGGGAGCGCGAGGTGCTGGCGCTGATGGCCGAGGGCCGCTCGAACACCGCGATCGCCGCCCGGTTGTTCGTGACCGAGAAGGCCGTCGCGAAGCACACCGCGAACATCTTCGCGAAGCTCGATCTGCCCGTCTCCGGCGACGACAACCGGCGGGTGCTCGCCGTGCTCGCCTACCTCCAGTCCTGA
- a CDS encoding sensor histidine kinase encodes MSAPPPPTPAPVATLPPRRTSRFRLTGLVFVYVALGLPTMVVAILVTVAIPLAAIGIGFGFLVVLVPVLRRLAGAHRWIAGAVLRTPVPDPYRVRTERGAAAMVRSWANDPARWRDLAWAYVATTLSFLVSLVPLVLLLGVVWFLVFPFVYAVTPDGVFDLDAGVVQIDSAGSAMQAWIPAGLLMIVWWFTTPPVARLRARMDVALLAPTRGELERRLAHVEASRAETIDHSAAEIRRIERDLHDGAQARLASLGMSLGLAEQVFDTDPESARRLIAEARDTTTAALDDLRGVVRGIHPPVLADRGLGGAVEALALDLAVPVDVRPALPGRLPAPVESALYFGVAEALANVVRHAHASSASVDLTYDAGRVRAVVADNGVGGADAARGTGLAGVARRMDSFDGTMMVESPAGGPTVVTLELPCALSSPRTSPS; translated from the coding sequence ATGAGCGCGCCGCCGCCCCCGACCCCCGCGCCGGTGGCGACGCTGCCGCCCCGGCGGACGTCGCGGTTCCGGCTGACCGGTCTGGTCTTCGTCTACGTCGCGCTCGGTCTGCCGACGATGGTCGTGGCGATCCTGGTGACCGTCGCGATCCCGCTCGCCGCGATCGGGATCGGCTTCGGTTTCCTCGTGGTGCTCGTCCCGGTGCTCCGACGGCTCGCGGGTGCGCACCGTTGGATCGCGGGCGCGGTCCTCCGTACGCCCGTGCCCGACCCGTACCGCGTCCGGACCGAGCGTGGCGCCGCGGCGATGGTCCGCAGCTGGGCCAACGATCCCGCCCGTTGGCGCGACCTGGCCTGGGCGTACGTCGCGACGACCCTGTCGTTCCTGGTGTCGCTGGTCCCGTTGGTGCTGCTGCTCGGCGTCGTGTGGTTCCTGGTGTTCCCGTTCGTGTACGCGGTGACGCCCGACGGCGTCTTCGACCTGGACGCGGGCGTGGTGCAGATCGACAGCGCAGGCAGTGCGATGCAGGCCTGGATCCCCGCGGGTCTGCTGATGATCGTGTGGTGGTTCACGACGCCACCGGTCGCGCGGCTGCGGGCACGGATGGACGTCGCGCTGCTGGCTCCGACCCGTGGCGAGCTCGAGCGGCGTCTCGCGCACGTCGAGGCGTCGCGCGCGGAGACGATCGACCACTCCGCAGCCGAGATCCGCAGGATCGAGCGTGACCTGCACGACGGTGCCCAGGCCCGCCTCGCGTCGCTCGGCATGAGTCTCGGGCTCGCCGAGCAGGTCTTCGACACCGACCCCGAGTCGGCCCGCCGCTTGATCGCGGAGGCACGCGACACCACGACGGCTGCGCTGGACGACCTGCGCGGCGTGGTCCGCGGGATCCACCCGCCCGTGCTCGCCGACCGCGGACTCGGCGGTGCGGTCGAGGCGCTCGCGCTCGACCTCGCGGTGCCGGTCGACGTCCGCCCCGCCCTTCCCGGCCGCCTGCCGGCTCCGGTGGAGTCGGCCCTGTACTTCGGCGTCGCCGAAGCGCTCGCGAACGTCGTCCGGCACGCGCACGCCAGCAGCGCTTCCGTCGACCTGACCTACGACGCCGGCCGCGTGCGGGCGGTGGTCGCGGACAACGGCGTCGGGGGAGCCGATGCCGCACGCGGCACGGGCCTCGCGGGCGTGGCGCGGCGGATGGACTCGTTCGACGGCACGATGATGGTCGAGAGCCCCGCCGGGGGACCGACCGTCGTGACGCTGGAGCTGCCGTGCGCGTTGTCATCGCCGAGGACCTCGCCCTCCTGA
- a CDS encoding MMPL family transporter, with protein sequence MTTTTTPPPTRPPTTAQRSPVVRVARWSATHPWRALALWVAFVAAAMAVMASVPTQSMGDEDNRIGESGRAEAMIDEAGLTGTPSELVLVTAPGGGTLDRTAADQVAADLQPAASAVDGVAGVAEPVWSDDGTAMLVGISLTDADLEDQETTAADLQDVTADVADAHPDLDVVQTGGTSIGSAIDERVGDDLAAGEARSLPITFALMVIAFGALIAAAIPVALAFSCVLTAMGLYALVSFLVPDSGTVASVILMIGMAVGVDYSLFYLKREREERRKGASTVDAIEIAAATSGRAIVVAGVAVIVAMSGLMLTRDTVFVGLAVGAMLVVAVAMLGSVTVLPALLAKLGRWVDRPRVPGLWRMNRRIGTGGISRRLIGPVLRHPRVSLAASVVVMAVLAAPALGMKLHEGTIETLPDDVPEVAAYQQVQRYLPTERSSIDVVARTADAGQTDDVRGALEMLGREAVDAGTASATGEVVVGDDGRTVLLELTAPEADGDSRNERAVTDLRDDLVPGALDGLGTTWAVGGNDARAVDHHADQRWTLPLVVAFVLGLTMLVMVAVFRSVTVALVTTALNLLSVGAAFGVMVLVFQNTWAESLLDFTSAGFLVDWVPLFCFVVLVGLSMDYHVFVMSRVREGLRRGMSTRLAVEYGVRQTASVVTSAAAVMISVFAVFATLSMLEMKQMGVGLSVAILLDATVVRLFLLPAALIVLDRRLGPLRRPDRREVGAAAEQ encoded by the coding sequence ATGACCACGACCACCACACCCCCGCCCACCCGTCCGCCGACGACCGCGCAGCGCTCGCCCGTCGTCCGGGTCGCCCGGTGGAGCGCGACCCATCCGTGGCGTGCCCTCGCTCTGTGGGTCGCGTTCGTCGCGGCGGCGATGGCCGTGATGGCGAGCGTGCCGACGCAGTCGATGGGCGACGAGGACAACAGGATCGGGGAGTCCGGGCGAGCCGAGGCGATGATCGACGAGGCCGGCCTCACCGGAACCCCGTCCGAGCTGGTGCTGGTCACCGCACCCGGCGGTGGCACGCTCGACCGTACGGCCGCCGACCAGGTCGCCGCCGACCTGCAGCCGGCCGCTTCGGCCGTCGACGGGGTCGCCGGTGTGGCCGAACCGGTCTGGTCCGACGACGGCACGGCGATGCTGGTCGGCATCTCGCTCACCGACGCGGACCTGGAGGACCAGGAGACGACCGCCGCCGACCTGCAGGACGTGACCGCCGACGTCGCCGACGCGCACCCCGACCTCGACGTGGTCCAGACCGGCGGCACCTCGATCGGGTCCGCGATCGACGAGCGGGTCGGCGACGATCTGGCCGCAGGTGAGGCCCGCAGCCTCCCGATCACCTTCGCGCTCATGGTGATCGCCTTCGGCGCCCTGATCGCAGCGGCCATCCCGGTCGCGCTCGCGTTCTCGTGCGTCCTCACCGCGATGGGGCTGTACGCGCTGGTGTCGTTCCTCGTGCCGGACTCGGGGACCGTCGCGAGCGTCATCCTGATGATCGGGATGGCGGTCGGCGTCGACTACTCGCTGTTCTACCTGAAGCGCGAACGCGAGGAGCGGCGCAAGGGCGCTTCCACGGTGGACGCGATCGAGATCGCCGCCGCAACGTCGGGACGCGCGATCGTCGTCGCCGGCGTCGCCGTCATCGTCGCGATGTCCGGGTTGATGCTGACCCGCGACACCGTCTTCGTCGGCCTCGCCGTCGGGGCGATGCTGGTGGTCGCGGTCGCGATGCTCGGCTCCGTGACGGTGCTGCCGGCGCTGCTCGCGAAGCTGGGCCGCTGGGTGGACCGGCCACGGGTCCCGGGCCTGTGGCGGATGAACCGCCGGATCGGCACGGGGGGCATCAGCAGGCGCCTGATCGGTCCTGTGCTGCGCCACCCGCGGGTCTCGCTCGCAGCCTCGGTCGTCGTGATGGCGGTGCTCGCCGCGCCGGCGCTCGGGATGAAGCTGCACGAGGGCACGATCGAGACGCTGCCCGACGACGTGCCGGAGGTCGCGGCGTACCAGCAGGTGCAGCGCTATCTCCCGACCGAGCGGTCGTCGATCGACGTCGTCGCTCGGACCGCTGACGCCGGCCAGACCGACGACGTACGGGGTGCGCTGGAGATGCTCGGCCGCGAGGCCGTCGACGCCGGCACCGCGTCCGCGACCGGCGAGGTCGTGGTCGGCGACGACGGCCGCACGGTGCTGCTCGAGCTGACGGCGCCGGAGGCCGACGGCGACTCCCGCAACGAACGAGCCGTCACCGACCTGCGTGACGACCTCGTCCCCGGTGCCCTGGACGGGCTCGGGACGACCTGGGCGGTCGGCGGGAACGACGCCCGAGCGGTGGACCACCACGCCGACCAGCGCTGGACCCTCCCGCTCGTCGTCGCGTTCGTGCTCGGGCTCACGATGCTCGTGATGGTCGCGGTCTTCCGCAGCGTCACGGTCGCCCTGGTGACGACCGCGCTCAACCTCCTGTCGGTCGGTGCTGCGTTCGGCGTGATGGTGCTGGTCTTCCAGAACACCTGGGCGGAGTCGCTGCTCGACTTCACCTCAGCGGGCTTCCTCGTCGACTGGGTGCCGCTGTTCTGCTTCGTCGTCCTGGTCGGGTTGTCGATGGACTACCACGTGTTCGTGATGAGCCGCGTCCGCGAGGGTCTTCGGCGTGGGATGTCGACCCGGCTCGCGGTGGAGTACGGGGTGCGCCAGACGGCGAGCGTGGTCACGAGCGCGGCGGCGGTGATGATCTCGGTGTTCGCCGTGTTCGCGACCCTGTCGATGCTCGAGATGAAGCAGATGGGGGTCGGCCTGTCGGTCGCGATCCTGCTCGACGCGACGGTGGTCCGGCTGTTCCTGCTGCCGGCGGCCCTGATCGTGCTCGACCGCAGGCTCGGCCCGCTCCGCCGCCCGGATCGTCGCGAGGTCGGGGCAGCCGCGGAGCAGTGA
- a CDS encoding class I SAM-dependent methyltransferase, protein MSISSKPTRPTMSLGEAIEAMLPGELAFRFEAYDGSTAGPADAAITVRLLNERGLSYVMSAPGDLGMARAYVTGDLEIDGVHPGDPYDALVLLMDKTRLRAPSAAETLRIVRALGMNHLLPPPTPPQEHLPRWRRLLEGLRHSKTRDAEAIHHHYDVSNRFYELVLGPSMTYTCAVFPKVDSTLEEAQAEKYDLVCRKLDLQPGQRLLDIGCGWGGMVRHAAKNYGVEVIGATLSEQQALWAQAAIEREGLAGRAQVRFSDYRDVPETGFDAISSIGLTEHIGVHNYPAYFAFIRDHLKEGGRMLNHCITRPDNRSRANAGAFIDRYVFPDGELTGSGKIITEVQNAGLEVHHEENLRMHYAMTLRDWCRNLAENWDEAVAEVGVGTAKVWGLYMAGSRLGFERNKIQLHHVLATKTADDGTVDFPLRPTWGS, encoded by the coding sequence ATGAGCATCTCCAGCAAACCCACCCGACCGACGATGAGCCTCGGTGAGGCGATCGAGGCCATGCTCCCCGGTGAGCTGGCGTTCCGGTTCGAGGCCTACGACGGGAGCACGGCGGGTCCGGCCGACGCCGCGATCACGGTCCGGCTGCTCAACGAGCGCGGGCTCTCGTACGTCATGTCCGCGCCGGGCGACCTCGGGATGGCCCGGGCCTACGTGACGGGCGACCTCGAGATCGACGGCGTCCACCCGGGCGACCCGTACGACGCGCTGGTCCTGCTGATGGACAAGACCCGGCTGCGTGCGCCGAGCGCGGCCGAGACCCTCAGGATCGTGCGTGCGCTCGGCATGAACCACCTGCTGCCGCCGCCGACCCCGCCCCAGGAGCACCTCCCGCGCTGGCGCCGGCTGCTCGAGGGCCTGCGCCACTCCAAGACCCGGGACGCCGAGGCGATCCACCACCACTACGACGTCTCGAACCGCTTCTACGAGCTGGTGCTCGGCCCGTCGATGACCTACACGTGCGCGGTGTTCCCGAAGGTCGACTCGACGCTGGAGGAGGCGCAGGCCGAGAAGTACGACCTGGTCTGCCGCAAGCTCGACCTCCAGCCGGGCCAGCGGCTCCTCGACATCGGGTGCGGCTGGGGCGGCATGGTCCGCCACGCTGCCAAGAACTACGGCGTCGAGGTGATCGGCGCGACGCTCTCGGAGCAGCAGGCGCTCTGGGCGCAGGCGGCGATCGAGCGCGAAGGTCTCGCGGGTCGGGCGCAGGTCCGGTTCTCCGACTACCGAGACGTGCCCGAGACCGGCTTCGACGCGATCAGCTCGATCGGCCTCACCGAGCACATCGGCGTGCACAACTACCCGGCCTACTTCGCCTTCATCCGTGACCACCTGAAGGAGGGCGGCCGGATGCTGAACCACTGCATCACCCGCCCCGACAACCGGTCGCGGGCGAACGCGGGCGCGTTCATCGACCGGTACGTGTTCCCCGACGGGGAGCTGACCGGGTCCGGCAAGATCATCACCGAGGTCCAGAACGCCGGTCTCGAGGTGCACCACGAGGAGAACCTCCGCATGCACTACGCGATGACGCTGCGCGACTGGTGCCGCAACCTGGCGGAGAACTGGGACGAGGCCGTCGCCGAGGTCGGCGTCGGCACGGCGAAGGTGTGGGGCCTCTACATGGCCGGGTCCCGGCTCGGGTTCGAGCGCAACAAGATCCAGCTGCACCACGTGCTCGCCACCAAGACCGCCGACGACGGCACGGTCGACTTCCCGCTGCGTCCGACCTGGGGCAGCTGA